The Sphingomonas sp. NBWT7 nucleotide sequence GCCATTCGAACCGCACGATCGCGAACAGGCCGATGCCAAGCACTGCGAGGACGACGGCGAGGACGCCGTTGCGGATCAGTTCGCCCGACACCTTGCCCGAGATCGTCGAGTAGCGGCTGAACGTCGCGCCGGGGAAGGCCTGGCCAATCGCGGTCTCGACCTTCTTTACCGCGGCGTTGGTGGCGCCCTCGTCGGCGCCCTCCTGCACGGGCAGGCGGATGGTAAGTGTGCGCGGATCACCGAACTGCTGCAATGAAGCCTCGCCAAGCCCCTGTGCGTCGACGACGTCGCGCAGCCGATCGAGATCGGGCGGCGTCGCGAACCGCTCTTCGATCATCAAGCCGCCTTCGAAATCGACGCCGAAATTCAGCCCCTTGTAGAAGGTGACGCCGACGGCGAGCACCGACAGCAGCAGCGTGAGCCCGAACGCCCAGCCGCGCAGTCGGACGAAATCGATGTTCGTGTGATCGGGAACGAGCTTGAGCAGTTTCATGCGACGACCTCCGTCGATCCCGCTGTGCGGTCGCGACGATTAAACAGCATGTGAGCGATCATATGTTGATCGTCTTCGGCTTGGTACGGCGCAGCCACTGCACCGTCAGCATGCGGGTGAACAGCACGGCAGTGAACACGCTGGTGGCGATGCCGATCAGCAGCACGACCGCGAAGCCCT carries:
- the secF gene encoding protein translocase subunit SecF; its protein translation is MKLLKLVPDHTNIDFVRLRGWAFGLTLLLSVLAVGVTFYKGLNFGVDFEGGLMIEERFATPPDLDRLRDVVDAQGLGEASLQQFGDPRTLTIRLPVQEGADEGATNAAVKKVETAIGQAFPGATFSRYSTISGKVSGELIRNGVLAVVLAVLGIGLFAIVRFEWQFGVSTIAAIVHDLVMTLGFFALTQFEFDLNIVAAVLTIIGYSINDKIVIDDRIRENMRRYRKMDMREIVNLSVNETLPRTVMTSVTILLALAALLFLGGHVLRGFTAAMILGIVVGTYSSIYVSSSLLITLGLRADPTPEKVKTSAIDNAERVAPRTPRA